The following is a genomic window from Acidobacteriota bacterium.
CTTCAGGAACGTTCCTTAGAACCCGCTGCTGGACGCGGCCAGCGTGCCTCAACCGTTGTTCCGATTCCGCCTCGCGGACGAAAGACGCCTCGTACTACCGCCCATTCCGGATCGGCGGCGCTCACAATATCTTCGAGCACGCGATTCACAATGTTTTCCTGGAAGATACCGAGGTTGCGATAGCAGGTCAGATATTCCTTTAGCGACTTCAATTCGAGACAGCGTTTACGTGGCATATAACGGATTGTGAGAAGGCCGAAATCAGGCAATCCTGTTTTCGGACATACGGATGTGAATTCCGGTATATCAATGTCTATCTCATAAGCGGGAAATTGATTCGGCCAGGTC
Proteins encoded in this region:
- a CDS encoding NADPH-dependent 7-cyano-7-deazaguanine reductase QueF gives rise to the protein MSRAPAYTPEHAKSGLDFAFPEIETWPNQFPAYEIDIDIPEFTSVCPKTGLPDFGLLTIRYMPRKRCLELKSLKEYLTCYRNLGIFQENIVNRVLEDIVSAADPEWAVVRGVFRPRGGIGTTVEARWPRPAAGSKERS